CCTGCATGACTGGTTTTTCCGCCATTTCGACAACTGCTGTTATTTCTGCTTCAACTTCATCTTCCTCTAGCGCAGATTGGATTTCCGACTCAGCTGTGTACGGCTCTTCCGCCTGCATGACTGGTTTTTCCGCCATTTCGACAACTGCTGTTATTTCTGCTTCAACCACTTCTTCCTCTGGCACAGGCTGAACTTCTGTCTCAACTGCATACGGCTCCTCTGCCTGCATGACAGGGTCTTCTCCATTTTCAATAACTGCTGTTATTTCTGCTTCAATCACTTCTTCCTCTAGCACCTGCTGGATTCGAGCGTCTAAAGTATCCGGCGCTTCTACCTGAAGGTTTGTTTCCTCTATCAGCTCCACAACGAAAGGCATTTCTGCTTCTGCCTCTATTGACTCCTGCATTGCTATGCTTACTTCCTGTTGTTCTTCATGAGGAATTGGTTGCTCCGCAAGCTCTAAGGTTGCAGCGGATTCGATTTGCTGTTTTTCTTCTGGGAGAAGTGCTGTCTCTGCAGCATATATTACTTCTTGTTCTTTTGCTTTGTTTCTTTCTGTTACTTCTGTAAGAAGATGTTCGGCTTTTTTCTCTATTGCTTCAGGGGTGAGTTCAGCTTTCGTTTCCTCACCACTGTTTGGGCGCACTAATGATTCTTTATCCAGCAATGAGCTCTCGATTGGCTCTTCTTTCTGCTGTGCTCGTAAGGCTGCTTGTTCCGCCTCTTTTCTTCGCATAATAGATGTCAGAAAATCGCTGCTGTCCATAACGGGACGGACCGATTTTGGTTCCATCTTTGGTTTAGCTTGAACTGCCGGCCGATTATATCCATAAATAGGAGACGGTATTTCTGTCGGTTTAAACGGCATTTTTGACTGATAGCTCTTCGGACTGCTTTCTGGTATTTCCCGTGGCTTTGTTCTGTTATGTAAGGCATCGGAGCTTGGTTTTGTTTCAGCAGGCTCCTGCCTATTTGAAACAGCAGACTTCCTTCTGCCTTGTTGAAATTCAGATCTTTCCTTACCTGCTGAACCATACTGTCTTCTTTCTAGCGGGCGCTCTTGTTTGCCTGCATTGGCTGCCCCTTGCAGGGTTCTTTCACCTGGCTTCTCAAACCTGCCTGCAGTAAATGCATTTTCTTCGGGCGGTGTTTGCCTGCCTGTAAAAGCTGGTGTGCTTTGCTTTTCCTCTTCCGGCGGTGATTGCCTTTTAGCATAGGCTGAACCACTCTGCCTTCGTTCAGCTGCGTTCTCCTGTCTGGCTGGTCTGCCGGAAATGCCTATTTCATCATCTGATATAACAGGAAAACGAAACTTCCCCTTTGGATATTGATAAATAATCTTTGAATCTACTTCTTTTTTCCACTCATTATTCCAATCGTTTTGTACATGCGGTGCTTCGCTTTTTTCTTCTGCAGCTTCAAATTGGTCCGTTTCTTCGTGGTCCTCTTTAATAAACTGCTTTATTACTTTCTTGAACCAACTCACTGTAAATCACTCTTTCCATCTTTCTCTCTACTATTTTAACAGTTTATTAATAAAATCGAGATAAAAATCGCTATTATCCCTGCTTTTTCTATTATATTTTACAAAATTTTAATTGCAAGAAGGCAAAACATTTATTCGCATCTATTATTTACCAAATATCCTATTGAAAAAAGGGCAGTTGCTTGTTAATAAGACCCTCTTAGTCTTAATCAACACGCACACTACCCTTATTGTAGATAACGAATATTACATCCTGTTTTCATTCAGGCAATATTATTAAATCAAATTGATTAAGTTTTGCATACAAAGCACTTAATATTATTGCTCTTTTTTCTTATTTTTACCTAATATAAAAACAGGCTCAAGGCTGCCGTCTTCATACAAGAAGGACAACGCAGTGATTGGCACTCTGCCGCTGGCAAAGAAACTCATCGTCATCTGTGCCAAAATATCATAACCAGTCTCATTTTCAATATCCGCTATAATTAATACGTCTTGATGAGGTACTGCAACTGCCATCGTCCCCTTCACTGTCTCGCTCATTTCCTTCAGGAAAGAGTCATTAAGGATGCGGCTAGCATCATATCCGTCATTTGTATTTAGGAAATAAAAAGTGTTGCCTGCTACAACATCTTTTTTAAGGGCCGTGCTTAAAGAGCGAGCATTAAACAAGGCTACTTCCTTAATTCTGCTATGTTTCCAGTTTTCCTTCGCCATGATTTTCTCATCAATGAGTCGATACGTATTTCCCATATCCAAGGCATAATATATTCTTGTTTCTGCTGTATGTTCATCTACTACAAAGGGTATTTCTTCATTCGTTTGAACTGGAAACGAAGTGGAACGAATAACAGGGTAAATATTTTTTTCTTTCCCCTCAAGTGTAGGGTCATCCACTAATGCTGTTAAACCATTTTCAATATAGTATACAACCTCGTCAACAGCCTTTTCCTTTTCCAGCTCCCATTTTGCAATAATTCCTGGCAGAGAAACGGTTACACCCTTTCCTGTATCCTTGCTTTCTATTCGAAGTTGATCCTTTTTAGAATCAAACGTAAATACTCTTCCTTCGGCTTTAAGCCTGTCCTGTAAGAGATTTTTCATTTTTTTGCTATCCATCTTCATTAATGCTTTTTCCCCCTTTAAGAGTGGGTAATGATCTATGCTGTTCCTATTATAATAGCAGTTGACCGTCTTTTCAAAGAATGTAGAATTTTGTTGTGCAGAAAAAAACAGCGTTTTTACAGAGACACGCTGTTTTTCATTTTTCTCTTATATGATTATAACGACTCAATAAACTGCTCAATTTCCTCTTGCGTTTTACGATCTTTGCTGACAAAACGGCCTAGCTCTTTCCCGTTTTCAAATGCGATAAAGCTTGGAATTCCAAATACATCTAACTCAATGCAAGTATCGATGAACTTATCGCGGTCAATGTGAATAAATGTATACTCACTGTATTTTTGCTCTACTTCTGGCATGAATGGTTCAATGAAGCGACAGTCTCCGCACCAGTTAGCAGAAAATAGGAAAACATGTTTATTACTGCTGTTTTTCAACTCATTAAATTCTTCTTGTGACTGTAGATCTCTCATCGTCTTAATCCCCCTGATTAAAGCTTTTTATTAATTGATACTAACAAAATCTCTGCTGTTTCACTACTATTATGCTTACTCTTTATTATGAACGTGACTTAGCATCATATTCGTATTGTCCAACCAATGATTCGATAACATGTGCAAACATTTTTTGTCTCGTAATTCTGCCGTTCGTAAATACGCCAATAGCACCTTCATGATGACGGACATTCTTTTTGTTTGCATAACGATCCATTACAGGACCAAGCTCTTCCCCTTCCAACAGAGCATCTGCCACTTCCGTGGGCAAAGGAATGCTCGCACCTCCGCCAATATAGGTTCTGCCGTCGCGAAGTACAAGGGCTCCCCAGTTGCAGACGAACAGGCCGTGTTCAGTTTGCTTTACACCGCCTTCAAGACCAATGCCAATGTCGCCTTTTCCAGCAGCTAAAGCATTTTTTGCACGATTAATTGCCCCAGTCATTGTTTCTTCATCAGAGAATGGCTGGGCACTTACCTCTGAAGAGACATCTATTTCTATGAACTCTACGTCTGTCATTGTGCTGAATCCTTCTTTAACAGCACTTGTTTTTGCTGGGTTTCTTGTTCCGATGCAAACAATCATTTCCATCCGCCTCTCTTTAAAAACCTTTTTCTTCATGGAAAAAGAGACAGTCTAATTGTCTGCCTCTTGTTACTCTCCTCATACATTTGCTTTAATTGAATCCACCATTGCTTTATCTGTCGCTTTTACAAGCTTCACAACCAGTTCCTTTGCAGCTGCATAGTCATCAATATGAATGATGGATGCACTTGTATGGATATATCGTGAGCAGATGCCGATTACAGCACTAGGCACTCCATCATTTGCTGTATGCACTCTTCCTGCATCTGTACCGCCAGGGGAGATGAAGTATTGATACGCAATATTATTGCTTTCAGCTGTATCGAGGATAAATTCTCTCATGCCTCTATGCGTTACCATTGTCCGATCGTAGATGCGAAGCAAAGCACCTTTACCTAATTGGCCAAACTGGTTTTTATCACCAGAAGTATCATTTGCAGGACTCGCGTCTAATGCATAAAAAATATCTGGCTGAATCATATTGGCAGCTGTTTGCGCGCCGCGCAAGCCAACCTCTTCTTGAACAGTTGCACCAGAATACAAAGTATTTGGCAGCACTTCTCCTTGCAGCTCCTTCAGCAGCTCAATTGCAAGACCGCAGCCATAGCGGTTATCCCAAGCCTTGGCCATAATTTTCTTTTTATTAGCCATTGGAGTAAAAGGACAAATTGGAACAATAGGCTGCCCTGGCTTGATGCCGATTGAAACAGCATCTGCTTTGTCGTCAGCACCGATATCAATAAGCATGTTTTTAATATCCATCGGTTTATTACGCTGTGCGTCATCAAGTAAATGTGGAGGAATTGAAGCTATTACACCGATAACTGGACCGTTGTCTGTCATTACCTGAACTCTCTGGGCAAGCAAGACTTGGCTCCACCAACCTCCCAGCGGCTGAAAACGCAGCATTCCGTTTTCTGTGATAGAAGTAACCATAAAGCCAACTTCATCCATATGTCCTGCAACCATTACTTTAGGACCATCAGTACTTCCTTTTTTCACACCAAAAATGCTGCCAAGATTGTCTTGAATGATTTCATCGCTGTAAAGGGCAAGCTCCTTACGCATAAAATCACGTACTTCATGCTCATTTCCTGCAACACCGCGTAGCTCAGTCAGTGTACGGAATAATTCCAATGTTTGCTCATTCATCGTATTGCTCCTCTTTTTTTAAAAATTATGTATATATTTATTTTATCGAAATATTAATTTCCTTGCCACCATTAAACATATTGCTCGCTAAATAGATTATTATTAATATAACCAAAATAGGTTTATTACTGGTTTTTTTGGTTTTATTTCACTTATCTCTAATATTTTGGCTATAATAAGAACGAAAGAAAGGAGCTAAAATCATGAACTGGAAAACGATAGTTGCAGGAGCAGCTGTAGGATTTGCAGCAAGCTATGCAGTAAAGGAAGCTGTTTCCAGAAATTATTCCCTGTCAAGTGACCGCGTTCTAAAAATAGTTAAGGCTGTTTTTAAAGAGCAAGGACCTATTACAGGCAGCTGGATCAACATGCAAAAAGAACCCTATGAAACAGCCGGTACAACACAGCTCATTTATCGCGGTGGAATCACGAGAGATAATGATGGCAAAAATGAGTCTTTCGAATTTCTAGCAGACAGCAAAACAGGAAATTTGCTTGATATATATGAGCTTTAAAGATACATAAGTCCATTGCGATACTTGCAATGGACATTTTTACTAATCCCGCTTTATTGCTTCTGTTATTTCTCCTGCTTCATTCCATTTAACACTTCGGTATAATGCATCATGATAAAATGTAAACCAGGCATTTTTGTCTGCTCCCCATTTAAACCATTTTTGTTTTTCTGATATGGATGTCATCGGGTAATCATCATATGCTGTCACCCACAGAACATTTTGATGTGCATGTGTTGGCAATAAATCTGCCATATGGATGGCTGTCTCGCCTCCGTCTTCGATAAGAAGAATAGAATGACCATCACTATGGCCTCCCGTATGAATAAGCTTTAACGGACCCATGCTCCATTCTGTTTCAAAGGTTTTGACTTGTGCTTCAATCGGCTGCCAATTTTGTTCCCAATATGTATTTCTAGAGCGGATATTCGGGTTTTTCATTTCCTGCCACTCCGTTTCTGAAGTAATGATTTCTGCATTCGGAAAAATAGACACCAATTTGTCATTTTCTAACTTAGATAGTCCGCAAGCATGATCAAAATGCATATGTGTCATCAGCACATAATCAATTTCTGTTGGAGAAACCCCTAGTGCTTGTAAATCTCTTTCAAGAAAAGATTCTTCATCAACACCATAATTGCGCATTTGCTTTTTCGTAAGCTTCCCATTTCCAATTCCTGCATCAATCAGTATTCGTTTTCCATCCCACTCAAGAAACATCGGGTCTGAAGGAAGTGTTACTTGATTTACCTCATTGCACTCATACTTTTTGGACCATAATGGCTTTGGTACAACACCAAAAATAGCACCACCATCCATTTTTGTAACACCACCATTTAGCCATGTCACCGTAATTTCACCAATCTTTAAACTGTTCATTCAAGCTAGCCTCCTAATCATTATTCTTACCAAAATTATAGTTGATTTTTCTTTAGACAACAAAAAAAGAGACTAGCTTTAGCATTAGTCTCTTTGTCTTATCATCTGAATTGGGTTTCACTGCGGTAAATTCTGCTGCCACGCTCAGAGAATTTCTCTTCATATTCAGTCATTATATTACCTTCATAATCGCTGTTATGAAGATCAAGGCTGACATACTTCAGCAGCATGCCATACTCAGAGAAGCTGCGAAGAGAATATTCAAATAACCCTTGGTTATCTGTCTTAAAGTGAATTTCACCGTTCGGGATAAGGACTTCCTCATATGACTTTAGGAAATTCTTATAAGTTAGCCTTCTCTTCTCATGTCTAGTTTTTGGCCATGGATCAGAGAAATTCAAATAAACGCGCTCTACTTCCCCTTTAAGGAAATAGTCAGTCAGCTTAGATGCATCGAGATTCATCAGCTTTAGATTCGGAATTTCCGCCTCAATCACTCTGTCTAAAGCGGAAACGATGACACTTTCTTGCAGTTCAATCCCGATATAGTTAATATCTGGATTAGCTTTTGCCATCTCTGTAATAAATCTGCCTTTTCCTGTACCTACCTCTATATGAATGGGTCCTTTAACGCTGAAAGCTTGATCCCATTTTCCTTTCCATTCCTCCGGATGCTGCACTGCATATTGGGGATATGCCAGCAGCTTGTCCTTTGCCCACGGTTTATGTCTTAATCGCATTGTGACACTCCTTCTTTACGTATATATCCATCAACAAACAATACCATTCTTGCGGCTATCATGCAATACTCTTTTCTTTTCCATAACACGCTACAATTATGTCAAAAAATACAGGGTAATTTTACAAATGCAAATATCGTATAAAGAAAAAAAAGAATTCACAACCTATTAGTGAATTCCTTTACTGGTATTTGACCATTTTTTATAAAAGAGACCTGAAGAAAGGGTGCAACTAGATGCCAATTACACATGAACATCAATTAGGTATACTAAAGGATATTTTAAACAACCATCAAGAGGACTGCTGTGGTTCTGTTTCTGAATGTGAACAACTTGAACGTCTTGTTACTTCCTTAAAGGTCAATGGCAATATCGACCAAAACATTCTTCCGATTTTAGAAGAAATAAGCCAGTACAGCCAAAGAGGAATTCAGGCAAACAATTTAAACAATCATATCCAATCCTCTCAAGAGCAGCTGTCCCAATGGGTCGATGGAATAAATGACTTTTCAGGCTAAATCCTGGTCATTTAGGAATTGTATCCACTTTTCCATCTCATGATAGCGGGATTTCTTTTTATACCATTGGATAGAATTTAGGGTTTGGGCTACCACATACCACTTCATGCGCAGCATCAGGTTGTCAGTCAGCTCAAATCCATATTTTTCAAGCCATTCTTTCCAATCTGATTTTGGGATATACCAGTGAAGAAGCATTCCTAAATCGATTGCCGGATCTGCAATCATTGCGCCATCCCAATCGATTAAATACAACTGGTTGTCTTCTGATAGCAGCCAGTTGTTATGATTTACATCACAATGGCAGACAACTTCTTCCTCCGTTTTTATCGATGGAAGATTCTGTTCTAAAAAGGCAATTGAATTCGTGATGGTTGTATTCCCCGTCAGTTCTTCATCCAGTTCTGCTTTAATAACAGCAAGGATCATATTTGGCATCAAGGTTGTTTTTCCAAGCCTTTTCAGCATTTCCAATAACGGTTTAGATGTATGGATTTTTTTCAGCAGCATCACAACCCTGTCATCTGTCATATCAGATTGGCTGAATTCCCTGCCGATAAGCCACTGCTGCGCAGTAAATACATCTCCGTTTTCAAATCTTTTTGTCCAAACAAGTTTTGGGACAATTCCTTCTGCAGACAAAACAGCTAAAAAAGGCGAAGAGTTTCTTTTCAGAAACAGCTTCTGGCCATTATTCTGGGCGAAAAAGGCCTCGCCTGTTTCCCCGCCTGCAGGGGTTATTTCCCAATCTTGTCCTAATAAATGTTCCAACATTGTTCACCTACTATATATATTGCTCCATGATTTTAGGATGAGTCATTCTTGTTTGAACCTTTTTTATCCCTTGTAGGAAGAACAAACAGATTGATTCGTTCTAACTAATAAAAAACTCTTTATTCTTAGCGTTCTACGCATTTAAGTGCAATATTAATCATCATAAATAGAAAAGGACATAGTACCCCAAAAAACATACTATGCTAATGAAAAAAATCAATGTATCAAGAATAATTTATTGTTATAAAAAAAGAGAGCTATTACAATCAGTAACTGACAACAATAGCTATCACATTAAATATTATCTCTTATTTGGTTTTTTAGTCAAGTCTATCTGCAATATAATATTATTTTTCAAAAATTAAATTTCTGCCTATTCAGTTTGTCTCTTTTCGCTTTCCAATAATTGTTATGCCAATCGGGTTTATATCGATGGTTTTTTCCACATCAGGAAGTTCATGGAGATACACTTCTTCTCCCTTTAACAGCAGCTTCCAATTTCCTTCTTCGACAGCTGCCCTTTGTGAATCGTCATCAGCGTTGATATAGATAATAAGTGTTTCCCAATCACCATAGTCTTCAATATTGTTCAGTTTGTATTCTACGAATAAAGGGGAATGTGATTGAATAGTGACATGCTTTCTAATAGCTTCAGCGCTTGTCAGCCGCAGTGCAGCGGTTGATTTGCGCAAAGATATAAGGTCTTTTATAAATTGGACATTATCAAGAAATGTATCTCTTCTATCCCAGTCAAGTCTGTTAATTTCATCAGGCGATTTATAGCTGTTTTCTACACCGTATTTCGTTCGGAAAAACTCCTGACCGCTGTGAAGAAATGGTATGCCTTGGCTGAGTAAGACGATGGATGTGGCAAGTCGATGTTTTTTACGTTTCAAGCTCATCTCCAAGTCAGGAAAGCACGCCTCAATTTTATCCCAAAGCGTATGGTTATCATGCGATTCTACATAATTGATTGTCTGATTCGGCTCTGTAAATATTCCTGCGTTTTGTTCTGCTAATCCAATGCTGCCAGAGAGAAGCTCATGCACTGCTGGCTGACTCCCATTCCCTAATGCAAAGCCTGTATGTTCCAAATCAAATGTACTTCCCTTTATTTGATCGCGGAATTGATCATTGAACTGGCCGATTCGAGGCATTTTATGTTGATTGCTAATTATCGCCTTGAGATCATCTGGTAGAGGTGTCTGCAGATTCCACCCCTCTCCAAAGGTTAAAATAGACGGATCTTTACTGTCACAAATCTCCCGAACCCCCTGCATTGTCTCTACATCCAATATGCCCATCAAATCAAAACGGAAGCCGTCAATCTGGTATTCCTCCAGCCAGAAGCGAACGGAGTCCAGAATATATCTTCTTACCATCAGACGCTCAGAGGCAATATCATTGCCTACACCTGTACCGTTAGAAGGCATTCCGTGAATGTCATAGCGGAAGAAGTAGCCTGGGAGAATCTTCTCAAACGGCGAGTCTTCTTTTTTGTACACATGGTTATAAACAACATCCATAATGACCCTTATTCCTTGCTCATGAATTGCTTGGATAAGCTGTTTTAATTCTTTAATCCTTGCGTATGGGTCAGTCGGATTTGTTGAATAACTGCCTTCAGGGACATTGAAATGTGATGGATTATAACCCCAGTTATATCGTTTAAAAACATTTAATTCATCCACTTCTTCGAAATCATGGACAGGCAGAAGTTCAAGATGAGTCACGCCGAGTTCTTTCACATACGAAAGTCCGGTCCATTCTCCAGTTGGGGTTTTCGTGTTCAGCTGGGCAGCACCTAAGTACGTCCCTTTCTTATCTGCTCCACTGTTCGGATGGATAGTAAAGTCACGGATATGGGTTTCATAAATAATGCTGTCAACAGGGGAGGCAAGTGCTGGCAGTTTAGGTTTCACCGTTTTTGTTTTTCCTAAATCAACGATGACACCCTTTTCACCATTGACGCTAACAGCAACTGCATACGGATCAACCGCTTCTCTCCACTCAAGATTAATAAGAACTAAATAAGTATAGTGAAAGCCGTCTACATCCTGCTCTACCTCAGCTGTCCACACACCCTTTTCTTGTCTTGCCATCGGGATTTCCATACGCCGCTCAGAATGTATAGGATCTTGAAGAACGAGCTTTACTTGTTGAGCTGTTGGAGCCCATAAGAAAAAATGGCTTTTCTCAGCGCTGTATTGCACACCTAACGGACCTTCATAAAAATAACGCATATCAAACTCTTTCGTTCTTATGACTGCACCAATCTGCAAATCAGTGCTGCCATTGTGGTTATCAATAATGGTATAGCTTTTGCCTGCATCCAGCAATTCAGAAGAGATGCAAGTATATTTAACATATTGCTGCATCGTTTCCTTTTTCTTAATGGTTAATGGTACAGAGTATTCTCCCTGTACTGTAAAGGCATCCGCTTCACCGCCATGATACATATAAGGCAGCAGTATAGTAATAACAGACAGCTCATCTAAATAAGCATAATAGTCCCTTTTAATAGATAGCATCATTCCCCACTCCTTCTCTTGTTACCTAAACACTATTCGTTTATGATTCCTCCTCCTCTGGAGCATCCCAATCATATCTTCGAACAGAAGTTGTTAAACAATATTGCAGCAGACTTTCTGCCGCTTTCAGCTGGATAGCCTTGATAGGTGATTGCTGGGTTCTCATCATACGGAACCACTCATCATAATTTCTTTTTTCAATAATCTTTAAATCATATGGTATCGTTGGATAATCAATATAGCCATTCCTTGTCAGGATAGCCTTTTGAATAGGCAGTGCAACATCATGCCTGTCGAGAATTCCGCGGACAATTTTTTCTGTCCTGTTTAAAGCAATCAACGGGCTTAACGTCTTTTTTTCTTTGTCATTATATTTCTTTACCCAAAATTTTTCATTTGAACCTAGGTAAACAGCGGAATCTTCCTCTTCTAGGATAGTGATGCACCACACAGCAGTTGGTGTCACCATCATGACTTCCAGATCAATAGGAGCATTTTTTAATAAGAAAACTGGTTTGTATAGCACTAAATATGTATCAGGAAATCGTTGCAAAAAATATTTCAAGTGCTCATCATAATAAAACGCCTTCTTAACAGTTGATTTTTCTGTAAGAGTAGAACTAGCCCATTTCAGCTGAAAACGAAAAAGCTGATTTAAAAATTGCAGCTTCAATTGTTCTTCTGATTGAGGCTCATTAAGAGCATTGGCTTTATAATCAAAGGAAAATATTTGCTCTTCTTTGTCTTCTTCTTTAACAGCTGCCGGAAATAAAAGGAGCTCTTCTTCCTTCGGCTTTTTATTCATCATTCCTCTGATTTTTAGAAAAAGAGATTCCTTTTCCTCTGTTATATCGTCTAAACTTTCATTATCCTCGTAGAATATTTTCATGTCTTGTGTATCAAATGCCTTTTTAACACCTTCCCATTTCTGCTTTTTTAAGCGGACATAACGGGACGGATACAGCAGTATATTTTGTTGGTAACGTGATATATAGTCTTTTAGCTTAATTAATTGTGCCAAAGCTTTTCCCCCTAAAAAAACCTGTACTTTTCTATTAAATAAATTTTTTTGTATATATTGCTTCATATTTTGGTTCTTTATTTAAATGTGTCTGAAATAAAGAAAATTGCTCTACTTGAAAGGAAGGTTTCGCATCACTGAATGGGTTTTGGGAATTCAGCATGTTCTGGCGAAATCTCTCTGTTCCTGCCCATTTCCTTGCAATCGTAATATGCGGATGATAGGGCCTAGTCTCTAAAGTAAAGCCTGCCTTTTTGCACTTAATATATATATTCTCTCTTAACTGGTGCAGCGATGGATGATTCTCCAATCCTAACCAGAAAATCCGTGGACTGTCCTGACTGCCGAATACTCCTAATTTGTCGATATTCAACGTAAAATGGTCTATATCGTAACTATCTTCATTTAGAATAGTGATAAGTTCGCTCTTTTGTTCTTCCGTTGCTGCTCCCAAAAAAGCTAAAGTAATATGGTAGTCTTGCGGATGCACCCATTTTTTAAAAGGAAATGCTTCTTTAAGCTTACCCCTTACAGCCTCTACTTCTAGCCGGACAGCTTCCGGCAAACCTATCGCAATAAAATAATGTGTATTCGTGTTCATAAAAGCATCCTTTTCTTGTTTATCCTATTAAAGGTAAATTATTTTTCTTTTATGGGCAATTATAGCTATAATACTATTAAACATTCGCAAAAAGTCCTTTTATGTAAAGAATATATTGTTATTATATATCCTTTTCCCTTGTTTTTAATCTTAATCTTCATGAATCTCACTTTAATTGAAAGAAATAGAAGACAAGGACATTCTTGTACCTTATCAGCAATCACCATCTATGTGAGATTTTATTCATATTTAGTAAAAAGAAAGTAGGAAATAACAATGAAATTGTATGGATCCGTATCTGAGCTTATTGGTGACACTCCATTAGTTCGTTTGAACTCTATTGGTGATAAAAATGGTGCTGTCATTTACGCAAAACTGGAATATTTTAATCCTAGCAGAAGTGTAAAAGACAGGGCGGCATTCAATATGATTGAAGCCGCAGAA
This DNA window, taken from Niallia sp. Man26, encodes the following:
- a CDS encoding DUF1444 domain-containing protein, with protein sequence MDSKKMKNLLQDRLKAEGRVFTFDSKKDQLRIESKDTGKGVTVSLPGIIAKWELEKEKAVDEVVYYIENGLTALVDDPTLEGKEKNIYPVIRSTSFPVQTNEEIPFVVDEHTAETRIYYALDMGNTYRLIDEKIMAKENWKHSRIKEVALFNARSLSTALKKDVVAGNTFYFLNTNDGYDASRILNDSFLKEMSETVKGTMAVAVPHQDVLIIADIENETGYDILAQMTMSFFASGRVPITALSFLYEDGSLEPVFILGKNKKKEQ
- a CDS encoding thioredoxin family protein, which encodes MRDLQSQEEFNELKNSSNKHVFLFSANWCGDCRFIEPFMPEVEQKYSEYTFIHIDRDKFIDTCIELDVFGIPSFIAFENGKELGRFVSKDRKTQEEIEQFIESL
- a CDS encoding DUF84 family protein, with the protein product MIVCIGTRNPAKTSAVKEGFSTMTDVEFIEIDVSSEVSAQPFSDEETMTGAINRAKNALAAGKGDIGIGLEGGVKQTEHGLFVCNWGALVLRDGRTYIGGGASIPLPTEVADALLEGEELGPVMDRYANKKNVRHHEGAIGVFTNGRITRQKMFAHVIESLVGQYEYDAKSRS
- a CDS encoding M42 family metallopeptidase, with protein sequence MNEQTLELFRTLTELRGVAGNEHEVRDFMRKELALYSDEIIQDNLGSIFGVKKGSTDGPKVMVAGHMDEVGFMVTSITENGMLRFQPLGGWWSQVLLAQRVQVMTDNGPVIGVIASIPPHLLDDAQRNKPMDIKNMLIDIGADDKADAVSIGIKPGQPIVPICPFTPMANKKKIMAKAWDNRYGCGLAIELLKELQGEVLPNTLYSGATVQEEVGLRGAQTAANMIQPDIFYALDASPANDTSGDKNQFGQLGKGALLRIYDRTMVTHRGMREFILDTAESNNIAYQYFISPGGTDAGRVHTANDGVPSAVIGICSRYIHTSASIIHIDDYAAAKELVVKLVKATDKAMVDSIKANV
- a CDS encoding PepSY domain-containing protein, whose product is MNWKTIVAGAAVGFAASYAVKEAVSRNYSLSSDRVLKIVKAVFKEQGPITGSWINMQKEPYETAGTTQLIYRGGITRDNDGKNESFEFLADSKTGNLLDIYEL
- a CDS encoding MBL fold metallo-hydrolase; this encodes MNSLKIGEITVTWLNGGVTKMDGGAIFGVVPKPLWSKKYECNEVNQVTLPSDPMFLEWDGKRILIDAGIGNGKLTKKQMRNYGVDEESFLERDLQALGVSPTEIDYVLMTHMHFDHACGLSKLENDKLVSIFPNAEIITSETEWQEMKNPNIRSRNTYWEQNWQPIEAQVKTFETEWSMGPLKLIHTGGHSDGHSILLIEDGGETAIHMADLLPTHAHQNVLWVTAYDDYPMTSISEKQKWFKWGADKNAWFTFYHDALYRSVKWNEAGEITEAIKRD
- the trmB gene encoding tRNA (guanosine(46)-N7)-methyltransferase TrmB — encoded protein: MRLRHKPWAKDKLLAYPQYAVQHPEEWKGKWDQAFSVKGPIHIEVGTGKGRFITEMAKANPDINYIGIELQESVIVSALDRVIEAEIPNLKLMNLDASKLTDYFLKGEVERVYLNFSDPWPKTRHEKRRLTYKNFLKSYEEVLIPNGEIHFKTDNQGLFEYSLRSFSEYGMLLKYVSLDLHNSDYEGNIMTEYEEKFSERGSRIYRSETQFR
- a CDS encoding YtzH-like family protein is translated as MPITHEHQLGILKDILNNHQEDCCGSVSECEQLERLVTSLKVNGNIDQNILPILEEISQYSQRGIQANNLNNHIQSSQEQLSQWVDGINDFSG
- a CDS encoding phosphotransferase family protein — its product is MEHLLGQDWEITPAGGETGEAFFAQNNGQKLFLKRNSSPFLAVLSAEGIVPKLVWTKRFENGDVFTAQQWLIGREFSQSDMTDDRVVMLLKKIHTSKPLLEMLKRLGKTTLMPNMILAVIKAELDEELTGNTTITNSIAFLEQNLPSIKTEEEVVCHCDVNHNNWLLSEDNQLYLIDWDGAMIADPAIDLGMLLHWYIPKSDWKEWLEKYGFELTDNLMLRMKWYVVAQTLNSIQWYKKKSRYHEMEKWIQFLNDQDLA
- the pulA gene encoding type I pullulanase, whose protein sequence is MMLSIKRDYYAYLDELSVITILLPYMYHGGEADAFTVQGEYSVPLTIKKKETMQQYVKYTCISSELLDAGKSYTIIDNHNGSTDLQIGAVIRTKEFDMRYFYEGPLGVQYSAEKSHFFLWAPTAQQVKLVLQDPIHSERRMEIPMARQEKGVWTAEVEQDVDGFHYTYLVLINLEWREAVDPYAVAVSVNGEKGVIVDLGKTKTVKPKLPALASPVDSIIYETHIRDFTIHPNSGADKKGTYLGAAQLNTKTPTGEWTGLSYVKELGVTHLELLPVHDFEEVDELNVFKRYNWGYNPSHFNVPEGSYSTNPTDPYARIKELKQLIQAIHEQGIRVIMDVVYNHVYKKEDSPFEKILPGYFFRYDIHGMPSNGTGVGNDIASERLMVRRYILDSVRFWLEEYQIDGFRFDLMGILDVETMQGVREICDSKDPSILTFGEGWNLQTPLPDDLKAIISNQHKMPRIGQFNDQFRDQIKGSTFDLEHTGFALGNGSQPAVHELLSGSIGLAEQNAGIFTEPNQTINYVESHDNHTLWDKIEACFPDLEMSLKRKKHRLATSIVLLSQGIPFLHSGQEFFRTKYGVENSYKSPDEINRLDWDRRDTFLDNVQFIKDLISLRKSTAALRLTSAEAIRKHVTIQSHSPLFVEYKLNNIEDYGDWETLIIYINADDDSQRAAVEEGNWKLLLKGEEVYLHELPDVEKTIDINPIGITIIGKRKETN